In a genomic window of Tripterygium wilfordii isolate XIE 37 chromosome 8, ASM1340144v1, whole genome shotgun sequence:
- the LOC120003502 gene encoding probable E3 ubiquitin-protein ligase RHB1A isoform X1, giving the protein MGGCCCSSRKPHLHGTPVFYYCPPGSEEHESLTSNNAAVSSLAVGLLVDLDLEASIPDTFRAPPAPLPYDVVFGCPQATDYESIIETVSGSSFETLATCEDLEESDCKTQASSLLLVSPRKSKTSTLTVEEEDACPICLEVLSPEYDEENPKLMTKCEHHFHLSCILEWMERSDSCPICDQEMKFDYPDD; this is encoded by the exons ATGGGAGGTTGCTGTTGTTCGTCCAGGAAACCTCATTTGCATGGAACGCCAGTATTTTATTAC TGTCCACCTGGTTCAGAAGAGCACGAGTCCTTAACATCTAACAATGCTGCTGTTTCTTCACTCGCGGTGGGCCTTCTGGTTGATTTAGATCTAGAAGCATCAATACCAGACACTTTCCGGGCTCCTCCTGCCCCTCTGCCATATGACGTGGTTTTTGGATGTCCACAAGCAACAGATTATGAATCTATCATAGAAACAGTTAGTGGAAGTAGCTTTGAAACCTTAGCCACTTGTGAAGATCTCGAGGAATCAGACTGCAAAACCCAAGCTAGTTCTTTGCTTCTTGTCTCCCCAAGGAAGTCTAAAACTTCAACATTAACGGTGGAAGAAGAGGATGCTTGTCCCATTTGTCTTGAAG TTTTGTCTCCAGAGTATGATGAGGAGAACCCAAAACTCATGACAAAATGTGAACATCattttcacctttcatgcatTCTGGAATGGATGGAGAGAAGCGATTCATGCCCCATATGCGATCAG GAAATGAAATTTGACTATCCCGATGATTAG
- the LOC120003502 gene encoding probable E3 ubiquitin-protein ligase RHB1A isoform X2, whose product MGGCCCSSRKPHLHGTPVFYYCPPGSEEHESLTSNNAAVSSLAVGLLVDLDLEASIPDTFRAPPAPLPYDVVFGCPQATDYESIIETVSGSSFETLATCEDLEESDCKTQASSLLLVSPRKSKTSTLTVEEEDACPICLEEYDEENPKLMTKCEHHFHLSCILEWMERSDSCPICDQEMKFDYPDD is encoded by the exons ATGGGAGGTTGCTGTTGTTCGTCCAGGAAACCTCATTTGCATGGAACGCCAGTATTTTATTAC TGTCCACCTGGTTCAGAAGAGCACGAGTCCTTAACATCTAACAATGCTGCTGTTTCTTCACTCGCGGTGGGCCTTCTGGTTGATTTAGATCTAGAAGCATCAATACCAGACACTTTCCGGGCTCCTCCTGCCCCTCTGCCATATGACGTGGTTTTTGGATGTCCACAAGCAACAGATTATGAATCTATCATAGAAACAGTTAGTGGAAGTAGCTTTGAAACCTTAGCCACTTGTGAAGATCTCGAGGAATCAGACTGCAAAACCCAAGCTAGTTCTTTGCTTCTTGTCTCCCCAAGGAAGTCTAAAACTTCAACATTAACGGTGGAAGAAGAGGATGCTTGTCCCATTTGTCTTGAAG AGTATGATGAGGAGAACCCAAAACTCATGACAAAATGTGAACATCattttcacctttcatgcatTCTGGAATGGATGGAGAGAAGCGATTCATGCCCCATATGCGATCAG GAAATGAAATTTGACTATCCCGATGATTAG